One stretch of Streptomyces sp. NBC_01363 DNA includes these proteins:
- a CDS encoding AAA family ATPase, with protein sequence MDIGTQGAQAPADLAWLRGVDAYTMGAYPQAEEEFRAAVRLDPGMADGWLGLHALRVDTTTALLRMYHHRERFGEQRTRHRRTLNSWYWLGWWVQPVLESARDLLLAHASHWLDGRHVPELDRALAGLPPVDADPQVRFLHACRSYLVKDWEQLVRNTEQLTDDPLLGIEAGLFGGMARVRLEMYGQAEPLLSTALMRCRSEQPQRKELRYWLARAHEGTGRSAAALPLYRAVHRIDPAFMDTSARLAAIADYDGLEGSDEAAGLAAVSLAGLGTDNTVSEAQPEADPLLGADPLDGRELRPGGEGPGLPGIGMPPPSGGARRRAAVPGQPRSPFPAGPSDPVLLAEALAELERMVGLEPVKRQVKALSAQLNMARLRSGQGLPVQPPKRHFVFSGPSGTGKTTVARILGRVFYALGLLGGDHLVEAQRADLVGEFLGQTAVKANELIDSALGGVLFVDEAYSLANSGYSKGDAYGDEALQVLLKRAEDNRDHLVVILAGYPEGMDRLLATNPGLSSRFTTRVDFPSYRPLELTSIGEVLAAENGDAWDEESLDELRSISSHVVEQGWIDELGNGRFLRTLYEKSCAYRDLRLSGYASVPSRDDLATLRLPDLMQAYGEVLSGRGPVDRGPQEPPAL encoded by the coding sequence ATGGACATCGGCACGCAGGGCGCACAGGCCCCGGCCGACCTCGCCTGGCTGCGCGGCGTGGACGCCTACACGATGGGCGCCTACCCGCAGGCCGAGGAGGAGTTCAGGGCCGCGGTTCGCCTCGATCCCGGCATGGCGGACGGCTGGCTCGGCCTCCATGCCCTGAGGGTCGACACGACGACCGCGCTGCTGCGCATGTACCACCATCGTGAGCGCTTCGGCGAGCAGCGCACCCGCCATCGGCGCACGCTCAACTCCTGGTACTGGCTGGGCTGGTGGGTGCAGCCGGTCCTGGAGAGCGCGCGCGATCTGCTGCTCGCGCACGCCTCGCACTGGCTGGACGGCCGCCATGTCCCCGAGCTGGACCGGGCGCTCGCGGGCCTGCCACCGGTGGACGCGGACCCGCAGGTGCGATTTCTGCATGCCTGCCGCTCGTATCTGGTCAAGGACTGGGAGCAGCTCGTACGCAACACCGAGCAACTGACGGACGATCCGCTGCTCGGCATCGAGGCGGGGCTGTTCGGCGGCATGGCGCGGGTGCGGCTGGAGATGTACGGGCAGGCCGAGCCGCTGCTCTCCACCGCCCTGATGCGCTGTCGCAGCGAGCAGCCGCAGCGCAAGGAGCTGCGCTACTGGCTGGCCCGTGCGCACGAGGGCACCGGTCGCAGCGCCGCCGCCCTGCCGCTCTACCGGGCGGTGCACCGCATCGACCCCGCGTTCATGGACACCTCGGCGCGGCTCGCCGCCATCGCCGACTACGACGGCCTGGAGGGCTCCGACGAGGCCGCGGGGCTGGCCGCCGTGTCGCTGGCCGGGCTCGGCACGGACAACACCGTGTCGGAGGCCCAGCCGGAGGCGGATCCGCTGCTCGGCGCCGATCCGCTGGACGGCCGGGAGCTGCGGCCCGGCGGTGAGGGGCCCGGTCTTCCGGGTATCGGAATGCCGCCGCCGTCCGGCGGGGCCCGGCGCAGGGCGGCAGTGCCCGGACAGCCGCGGTCCCCGTTCCCGGCGGGGCCCAGCGATCCGGTGCTGCTCGCCGAGGCGCTGGCCGAGCTGGAGCGGATGGTGGGTCTGGAGCCCGTCAAGCGCCAGGTCAAGGCGTTGTCCGCGCAGCTGAACATGGCGCGGCTGAGGTCCGGCCAGGGGCTGCCCGTGCAGCCGCCGAAGCGCCATTTCGTCTTCTCCGGCCCGTCCGGCACCGGCAAGACCACGGTGGCCCGCATCCTGGGCCGGGTCTTCTACGCGCTGGGACTGCTCGGCGGCGATCATCTGGTCGAGGCCCAACGGGCGGATCTGGTGGGCGAGTTCCTCGGCCAGACCGCGGTCAAGGCCAATGAGCTGATCGACTCGGCGCTCGGCGGGGTGCTTTTCGTCGACGAGGCGTACAGCCTCGCCAACAGCGGTTACAGCAAGGGCGACGCGTACGGCGACGAGGCCCTGCAGGTCCTCCTCAAACGTGCGGAGGACAACCGGGACCATCTCGTCGTCATCCTCGCGGGCTACCCGGAGGGCATGGACCGGCTGCTGGCCACCAATCCGGGGCTCTCCTCGCGCTTCACCACCCGGGTGGACTTCCCGAGCTACCGGCCGCTGGAGCTCACCTCGATCGGCGAGGTGCTGGCGGCGGAGAACGGCGACGCGTGGGACGAGGAGTCCCTGGACGAGCTGCGTTCCATCAGCAGCCATGTCGTCGAGCAGGGCTGGATCGACGAGCTGGGCAACGGACGGTTTCTGCGCACCCTGTACGAGAAGAGCTGCGCCTACCGCGATCTGCGGCTCTCCGGCTATGCGTCCGTGCCGAGCCGGGACGATCTGGCCACTCTGCGGCTGCCGGACCTGATGCAGGCGTACGGCGAGGTGCTGTCCGGCCGGGGGCCGGTGGACCGGGGGCCGCAGGAGCCGCCGGCCCTGTGA
- a CDS encoding uridine kinase: MNDLSPLAARLRALPPSCGPVRLIAVDGHAGSGKSTFAARLSAALDDAPVLHLDDLATHGSFFTWVDRLREQVLGPLERGEYARYAPYDWTARRFGAPCGLEPAPVVLIEGVGAGRRALRPRLARLLWMDLAAAESWERGRRRDGPALSEFWDGWTAAEAEHFSADPSRSHADSLVRQLPVGYELLEGPGTEAGANHSVTERERSAPSY; the protein is encoded by the coding sequence ATGAACGACCTCTCGCCCCTCGCCGCGCGGCTGCGCGCCCTGCCGCCGTCCTGCGGGCCGGTACGGCTGATCGCCGTCGACGGCCACGCGGGGTCGGGGAAGAGCACCTTCGCCGCCCGCCTGTCCGCCGCCCTCGACGACGCCCCGGTCCTGCATCTGGACGACCTGGCCACCCATGGCTCCTTCTTCACCTGGGTGGACCGGCTGCGGGAGCAGGTGCTCGGGCCACTGGAGCGCGGCGAGTACGCGCGGTACGCGCCGTACGACTGGACCGCGCGGCGTTTCGGAGCACCGTGCGGGCTGGAGCCCGCACCGGTGGTCCTGATCGAGGGGGTCGGGGCCGGCCGCCGGGCGCTGAGGCCGCGGCTGGCCCGGCTGTTGTGGATGGATCTCGCCGCCGCGGAGTCCTGGGAGCGCGGCCGCCGCAGGGACGGGCCGGCGCTCTCGGAGTTCTGGGACGGGTGGACGGCGGCCGAGGCGGAGCACTTCTCGGCCGATCCCTCACGCTCCCACGCGGACTCTCTGGTACGGCAGTTGCCCGTGGGGTACGAGTTGCTGGAGGGACCCGGAACGGAAGCAGGAGCGAACCATTCCGTCACCGAACGTGAGCGCAGCGCTCCGTCGTATTGA
- a CDS encoding peptidase C39 family protein, producing MNRPTSRRTVLTAALAAAATAGAVSSAGPATAAALSDASTAAGPAVDNGSWHTYTDWRAGSGTGTRAVAGRRPGLVIGHAEGRTDYTDPHTGTTATWEYATWTSPVHRSTVPATEVIASWNAETPAGTWIQIELQGRYSDSTSTPWYVMGRWAAGDGDIRRTSVDDQTDGKSSVWTDTFSVDDPASGLRLVSYRLRLTLHRTPGSRLTPTVRRLGAMASDIPDRFTVPASTPGLARELRVPRYSQNVHAGQYPEYDNGGEAWCSPTSSQMIIEYWGRRPTAEELAWVKPGLADPQVCHAARFTYDYQYEGCGNWPFNAAYAATYDEMSAAVTRLDSLADLETLIRAGIPAITSQSFLKEELTGAGYGTSGHLMTVIGFTADGDVIANDPASPSNEAVRRVYKRREWENIWLRTKRYDANGKVRSGTGGVCYLYWPARPTPAQRRVLKSFGLL from the coding sequence ATGAACAGACCGACCTCACGCAGAACCGTGCTGACTGCCGCGCTCGCGGCAGCGGCCACCGCCGGCGCGGTGTCGTCCGCCGGCCCCGCGACCGCCGCCGCTCTGTCCGACGCCTCCACGGCAGCGGGCCCTGCCGTGGACAACGGTTCCTGGCACACCTACACCGACTGGCGCGCCGGTTCCGGCACCGGGACGCGCGCCGTCGCGGGCCGCCGCCCCGGTCTGGTGATCGGACACGCCGAGGGGCGCACCGACTACACCGATCCGCACACCGGCACGACCGCCACCTGGGAGTACGCGACCTGGACCTCTCCGGTCCACCGGTCCACGGTCCCGGCGACCGAGGTGATCGCCTCCTGGAACGCGGAGACCCCGGCGGGCACCTGGATCCAGATCGAGCTCCAGGGCCGCTACTCGGACAGCACCTCGACACCCTGGTACGTGATGGGCCGCTGGGCCGCCGGCGACGGCGACATCCGGCGTACCTCCGTCGACGACCAGACCGACGGCAAGAGCTCCGTCTGGACCGACACCTTCTCGGTGGACGACCCCGCGAGCGGACTGCGACTGGTCTCGTACCGGCTGCGGCTCACCCTCCACCGCACCCCGGGCAGCCGCCTGACGCCCACCGTCCGGCGGCTCGGCGCGATGGCGTCCGACATCCCGGACCGTTTCACCGTGCCGGCCAGTACCCCCGGCCTCGCCCGGGAGCTGCGGGTGCCGCGCTACTCGCAGAACGTCCACGCGGGCCAGTACCCCGAGTACGACAACGGCGGCGAGGCCTGGTGCAGCCCCACCTCCTCGCAGATGATCATCGAGTACTGGGGGCGCCGCCCGACCGCCGAGGAGCTCGCCTGGGTCAAGCCCGGCCTGGCCGACCCGCAGGTCTGCCACGCCGCCAGGTTCACCTACGACTACCAGTACGAGGGCTGCGGCAACTGGCCGTTCAACGCCGCGTACGCCGCGACGTACGACGAGATGAGCGCGGCGGTGACCCGGCTGGACTCGCTCGCGGACCTGGAGACGCTGATCCGCGCGGGCATCCCGGCCATAACGTCGCAGTCCTTCCTCAAGGAGGAGCTGACCGGCGCGGGATACGGGACCTCCGGCCACCTGATGACCGTGATCGGGTTCACCGCGGACGGCGACGTGATCGCGAACGACCCGGCCTCGCCGAGCAACGAGGCCGTGCGCCGGGTCTACAAGCGCAGGGAGTGGGAGAACATCTGGCTCCGCACCAAGCGCTACGACGCGAACGGCAAGGTCAGAAGCGGTACGGGCGGGGTCTGCTACCTCTACTGGCCCGCCCGGCCGACACCGGCTCAGCGCCGGGTGCTGAAGTCGTTCGGCCTGCTCTGA
- a CDS encoding tyrosine-type recombinase/integrase, whose translation MGGLPVHNASGGLPYPDLLRKSWDRAIRRLGLPEYNPHDVRHKWATVTLTSGVSIHEVSRWLGHRSIKVTVDKYGHLAQDGRERCRQAAEAAVAPHMLRAGRTTSAPGAEPVSAGRASRGSRPRPYRF comes from the coding sequence ATCGGTGGACTTCCGGTCCATAACGCAAGTGGCGGCCTGCCGTATCCCGATCTTCTGCGTAAGTCGTGGGATCGGGCCATCAGGCGACTCGGGCTGCCCGAATACAACCCGCACGATGTGCGACACAAGTGGGCCACCGTGACCTTGACGAGCGGCGTGTCCATTCACGAAGTGTCCCGCTGGCTCGGGCATCGCTCGATCAAGGTCACGGTGGACAAGTACGGCCACCTCGCCCAGGACGGCCGGGAACGCTGCCGTCAGGCGGCCGAGGCGGCCGTGGCTCCGCACATGCTCAGAGCAGGCCGAACGACTTCAGCACCCGGCGCTGAGCCGGTGTCGGCCGGGCGGGCCAGTAGAGGTAGCAGACCCCGCCCGTACCGCTTCTGA
- a CDS encoding endonuclease domain-containing protein: MSERVMPGRTDGLITLVAADALWVDLTADSAVPTASGAFTCSPARAQVRYVLLGGHVVATVRASNGQWSVPEAEVRRAAAELNAVGMDRQDLVRIGPFRGAPRQECNEETPLRWRQRIKGELQELGGPERAARREVGRPYLLAGIDWRQILVEQTRDGTQRTWWLPRAVVRLLDAAEHAETQWVQAAQTRQACAAVTEPPSHPRQARDAGGRQTTGPEGPTASLRPYNKELEGQLYSVLSRKPGTSRRVAGWACAVCRTAPATVLDHCHEHGYVRAPVCQSCNTQERPDHLYSNDIRVANRYTRLFRTDTDDWLRHWHRCPGCRARTTLPLPHLAAWTAHIACRSLRPTHRAPRGRKPCGVLRVSWTGSQNAPRSCLLTVAVDFCPSGEHRVLARVPYREAAERFRAWLAETAPAVAAAAGPDRLDGLPAQFRPVIADTSGEDLELF; encoded by the coding sequence ATGTCAGAGCGTGTCATGCCCGGTCGCACGGACGGCCTGATCACCCTGGTTGCCGCGGACGCTCTGTGGGTCGATTTGACGGCCGACAGTGCTGTGCCGACGGCTTCTGGGGCATTCACCTGCTCTCCTGCCCGTGCCCAGGTGAGGTATGTCCTGCTCGGCGGCCATGTGGTGGCGACGGTGAGGGCGAGCAACGGTCAGTGGAGTGTTCCGGAGGCTGAGGTGCGCCGGGCGGCCGCGGAACTGAACGCGGTTGGGATGGATCGGCAGGACCTGGTCCGCATCGGTCCGTTTCGTGGGGCGCCGAGGCAGGAGTGCAACGAGGAAACGCCGCTGCGTTGGCGCCAGCGCATCAAGGGGGAACTGCAGGAGCTGGGCGGCCCCGAGCGGGCAGCACGACGTGAAGTCGGCCGGCCGTACCTTCTGGCGGGGATCGACTGGCGACAGATACTCGTGGAGCAGACCCGCGACGGGACGCAGCGCACGTGGTGGCTGCCGCGCGCTGTGGTCAGGCTGCTGGACGCGGCCGAGCACGCCGAAACGCAGTGGGTGCAAGCCGCGCAGACCCGCCAGGCATGCGCAGCCGTCACCGAGCCGCCCTCCCACCCCCGGCAGGCCCGAGACGCCGGCGGTCGGCAGACGACGGGCCCCGAGGGTCCCACCGCCTCACTGCGCCCGTACAACAAAGAGCTGGAAGGCCAGCTGTACTCGGTGCTCAGCAGGAAGCCCGGTACCTCCCGCAGGGTGGCCGGGTGGGCGTGCGCCGTCTGCCGCACTGCGCCCGCCACCGTGCTCGACCACTGCCACGAACACGGCTACGTCCGCGCCCCCGTCTGCCAGTCCTGCAACACGCAGGAACGCCCCGACCACCTGTACAGCAACGACATCCGCGTGGCGAACCGATACACACGCCTCTTCCGCACCGACACCGACGACTGGCTCCGCCACTGGCACCGCTGCCCCGGCTGCCGCGCACGCACCACCCTGCCCCTGCCGCATCTCGCCGCATGGACCGCCCACATAGCCTGCCGATCGCTGCGCCCGACCCACCGCGCCCCCCGCGGGCGCAAGCCCTGCGGTGTCCTGCGCGTGTCCTGGACGGGCAGTCAGAACGCGCCCCGTTCCTGCCTGCTCACCGTCGCCGTCGACTTCTGCCCCTCCGGCGAGCACCGTGTCCTGGCGCGAGTCCCCTACCGCGAAGCCGCCGAGCGGTTTCGTGCCTGGTTGGCCGAGACGGCCCCTGCCGTGGCCGCCGCGGCCGGTCCTGACCGCCTGGACGGCCTCCCTGCCCAGTTCCGGCCAGTCATCGCGGACACCAGCGGCGAGGACCTAGAACTGTTTTGA
- a CDS encoding GNAT family N-acetyltransferase, with the protein MTHVIEAPHAEDAESLGPVQLRAWLQTYPNEEAGIDESWIHEHRGSSATAEGIAQWREFIVAAKQRPDLLFCRVVRSGTQIVGFLCGRRDDVVTLGPMYLLNEAQGEGVGGRMMSEFLAWAGSAPMRVWVTEYNERAVHFYERYGFKATGEREIWRGRLPNVRMIRNSTSSDNLC; encoded by the coding sequence ATGACCCACGTGATCGAAGCCCCCCACGCCGAGGACGCCGAGTCTCTGGGGCCTGTGCAGTTGAGGGCCTGGCTGCAGACGTATCCCAACGAGGAGGCAGGGATAGACGAGAGTTGGATACATGAGCACCGAGGATCCTCCGCCACCGCGGAAGGGATCGCTCAGTGGCGGGAGTTCATAGTGGCGGCGAAGCAACGGCCGGATCTGCTGTTCTGCCGCGTCGTCCGCTCCGGTACGCAGATCGTCGGTTTCCTCTGCGGCCGCCGGGACGACGTGGTCACCCTCGGGCCGATGTATCTGCTGAACGAGGCCCAGGGCGAAGGTGTCGGGGGGCGAATGATGAGCGAATTCCTGGCCTGGGCAGGAAGCGCACCCATGCGCGTATGGGTCACCGAGTACAACGAGCGCGCGGTCCACTTCTACGAGCGCTACGGATTCAAGGCCACGGGTGAACGAGAGATTTGGCGAGGAAGGCTGCCCAACGTGCGCATGATCCGCAACTCCACGTCGAGTGACAACCTCTGCTGA
- a CDS encoding LacI family DNA-binding transcriptional regulator, whose translation MTARQVTIEDVAHAAGVSRQTVSNALNAPHRLRATTLARVTAAIDELGYQPDQSARSLRTGTRKVIGYPAPADNPADPNPLMGGFLQALVTAADAIGHRILVFRSDPQQGAAAVTRSFNGLIAARQIDGFVLSDVVHDDPRVDVLTEAGFPFAAFGRTAPGRPQNWVDIDSTAATAALTGLLLDQGHRRICYLNSAASLPWLADRRAGFLQAAAAAPDGAFEVGVPDDDPAALSHAVERLLTGPDRPTALVCANDWLALSAYQAVRAAGLVVGDDVAVTGFNDIPLCTLLQPALTSARLPLAAIAHVLVDRLITAVEDPAAVPASGLLLPAEPVVRGSTPGR comes from the coding sequence ATGACCGCTCGACAGGTGACCATCGAGGACGTCGCACACGCGGCCGGAGTCTCCCGCCAGACCGTCTCGAACGCTCTCAACGCACCCCACCGGCTGCGCGCCACCACCCTCGCCCGGGTCACCGCCGCCATCGACGAACTCGGTTACCAGCCCGACCAGTCCGCCCGCAGCCTGCGCACCGGTACCCGCAAGGTCATCGGCTATCCCGCCCCCGCCGACAACCCCGCCGACCCCAACCCCCTGATGGGCGGCTTCCTCCAGGCGCTGGTGACCGCCGCCGACGCCATCGGCCACCGCATCCTGGTGTTCCGCTCCGACCCCCAGCAGGGCGCCGCAGCAGTCACCAGGTCCTTCAACGGCCTGATCGCGGCCCGCCAGATCGACGGGTTCGTCCTCTCCGACGTCGTCCACGACGACCCCCGCGTCGACGTGCTCACCGAGGCCGGCTTCCCGTTCGCCGCCTTCGGCCGCACCGCCCCCGGGCGCCCGCAGAACTGGGTGGACATCGACTCCACCGCCGCCACCGCCGCCCTGACCGGACTCCTGCTCGACCAGGGCCACCGCCGGATCTGCTACCTCAACTCCGCCGCGTCCCTGCCCTGGCTCGCCGACCGCAGGGCCGGCTTCCTGCAAGCCGCGGCCGCCGCCCCCGACGGCGCCTTCGAGGTCGGCGTCCCCGACGACGACCCGGCCGCGCTCTCCCACGCCGTCGAGCGCCTGCTCACCGGCCCCGACCGCCCCACCGCCCTGGTCTGCGCAAACGACTGGCTCGCCCTGTCCGCCTACCAGGCCGTCCGCGCCGCAGGCCTGGTCGTCGGCGACGACGTCGCCGTCACCGGCTTCAACGACATCCCGCTCTGCACGCTGCTCCAGCCCGCCCTCACCAGCGCGCGCCTGCCCCTGGCCGCCATCGCCCACGTCCTCGTCGACCGGCTGATCACCGCCGTCGAGGACCCCGCCGCCGTCCCGGCGAGCGGGCTGCTGCTTCCTGCGGAGCCGGTCGTGCGCGGCAGCACGCCGGGGCGGTAG
- a CDS encoding glycoside hydrolase family 36 protein — MTTEAPAVPQQPVPAWRPNTPADATPDTVVHQQLATGLLHGADAPLTVHLTGLGCDRLETAVTPVGDGVALIEVTASAAATVRAEWRIPCVGATAYWTPDTNASRWLPPSWVAPRTVSLALGAPVASLVGADDRALCTTAAGETSAPVRVGAGVVEESGEFAFTVEQDLTPDGPPLRLRIDLSNRHFAATLQAVTEWWAEGLDHPGIAPAARMPAYSTWYSLHQNVDTAAVERQAALAAAVGCESIIVDDGWQTTDRARGYGHCGDWEPNPAAFPDPAAHVAEVHRIGLAYLLWYAVPFIGRHNDAWDRFRGMILREEPHLDAAVPDPRHPEVRAYLVEKVSHAVEQWDMDGLKLDFIDRFAVTDPPPAPAGADRTAVHDGVLQLLADLDTRLRRTRPDVIVEHRQPYVSPGLWPYATMVRATDCPLSPTTNRQRTIDCRLTAGPLAVHADMITWHSAETPESVAVHLVNALFSVPQISVDLAAQSPDQLATLRFWLGVFRRYADVLQLGVLEPARPDLGYPLVRAHDHHTTVVARYAPLPVALPDRRAADGPQTLLVANADRDPVVLLTATRPEQTLARVQDCRGEILSETVLDLVAGVNSVTVPTGGLLTLTREH; from the coding sequence ATGACCACCGAAGCACCCGCGGTCCCGCAGCAGCCCGTCCCGGCCTGGCGCCCCAACACGCCGGCCGACGCGACCCCCGACACCGTCGTCCACCAGCAGCTCGCCACCGGGCTGCTCCACGGTGCCGACGCCCCGCTCACCGTCCACCTCACCGGGCTCGGCTGCGACCGGCTGGAGACCGCCGTCACCCCGGTCGGCGACGGCGTGGCCCTGATCGAGGTCACGGCGTCGGCCGCGGCCACCGTCCGCGCCGAATGGCGGATCCCCTGCGTCGGGGCCACCGCCTACTGGACCCCGGACACCAACGCCTCCCGCTGGCTGCCGCCGTCCTGGGTCGCCCCCCGGACCGTCTCGCTCGCCCTGGGCGCCCCCGTCGCCAGTCTGGTCGGCGCCGACGACCGCGCTCTGTGCACCACCGCCGCCGGCGAGACCTCCGCACCCGTGCGCGTCGGCGCCGGTGTGGTGGAGGAGAGCGGCGAGTTCGCCTTCACCGTGGAGCAGGACCTCACCCCGGACGGGCCGCCGCTGCGGCTGCGGATCGACCTCAGCAACCGCCACTTCGCCGCCACCCTGCAGGCCGTCACCGAATGGTGGGCCGAGGGCCTGGACCACCCCGGCATCGCCCCCGCCGCCCGGATGCCCGCCTACTCCACCTGGTACAGCCTCCACCAGAACGTCGACACCGCCGCCGTCGAACGCCAGGCAGCCCTCGCCGCGGCCGTCGGCTGCGAGAGCATCATCGTCGACGACGGCTGGCAGACCACCGACCGCGCCCGCGGCTACGGCCACTGCGGCGACTGGGAGCCCAACCCGGCGGCCTTCCCCGACCCCGCGGCCCACGTCGCCGAGGTCCACCGGATCGGCCTCGCCTACCTCCTCTGGTACGCGGTGCCGTTCATCGGCCGGCACAACGACGCCTGGGACCGCTTCCGGGGCATGATCCTGCGCGAGGAGCCCCACCTGGACGCGGCCGTGCCCGACCCCCGCCACCCCGAGGTCCGCGCCTACCTGGTCGAGAAGGTCTCCCACGCCGTCGAGCAGTGGGACATGGACGGTCTGAAGCTCGACTTCATCGACCGCTTCGCCGTCACCGACCCTCCGCCCGCCCCGGCCGGCGCCGACCGCACCGCCGTCCACGATGGCGTGCTCCAGCTGCTCGCCGACCTCGACACCCGTCTGCGCCGCACCCGGCCGGACGTGATCGTCGAGCACCGCCAGCCGTACGTCAGCCCGGGGCTGTGGCCGTACGCCACCATGGTCCGCGCCACCGACTGCCCGCTCAGCCCCACCACGAACCGCCAGCGCACCATCGACTGCCGGCTCACCGCGGGCCCGCTCGCCGTCCACGCCGACATGATCACGTGGCACTCCGCCGAAACGCCCGAGTCCGTTGCCGTCCACCTCGTCAACGCCCTGTTCTCGGTGCCACAGATCTCCGTCGACCTCGCCGCCCAGAGCCCTGACCAGCTCGCCACCCTGCGCTTCTGGCTCGGCGTCTTCCGCCGGTACGCCGATGTCCTCCAGCTCGGCGTCCTGGAACCCGCGCGACCGGACCTCGGCTACCCCCTGGTCCGCGCCCACGACCACCACACCACCGTGGTCGCACGCTACGCGCCGCTGCCCGTCGCCCTCCCGGACCGGCGCGCCGCGGACGGCCCGCAGACCCTGCTCGTCGCCAACGCGGACCGCGACCCCGTGGTGCTCCTGACCGCCACCCGACCGGAACAGACCCTCGCCCGCGTCCAGGACTGCCGTGGTGAGATCCTGTCGGAGACCGTGCTCGACCTCGTCGCCGGGGTGAACTCGGTGACCGTGCCGACCGGTGGCCTGCTCACCCTGACCCGCGAGCACTGA
- a CDS encoding carbohydrate ABC transporter permease has product MKRRSLLVTLLLAGAFGLCVGPFYWLAMAATQENSEVFSWPPKLLPGGHLMENLQGLQDSIGLTRVLFNTVLVAGVQTVGAVVVSVLAGYAFAKFEFRGRNLFFVLLLSTLVLPDTVMLIPIFEMMMKLGLIDSYQSVILPGLVTPFGIFLMRQSLRSMPDELLDAARVDGAGELRVLWRIVIPVNRPVIAALALFVFLGGWNQFVWPLIALRSPDMYTLPVATATLQGLATTNYAQVLLAAAIAAVPVMALFLVLQRQFISGLLAGATKE; this is encoded by the coding sequence GTGAAGCGCCGCAGCCTCCTCGTCACCCTGCTTCTCGCGGGCGCCTTCGGGCTCTGCGTCGGTCCGTTCTACTGGCTCGCCATGGCCGCCACGCAGGAGAACAGCGAGGTGTTCTCCTGGCCGCCGAAGCTGCTGCCCGGCGGTCACCTCATGGAGAACCTCCAGGGGCTCCAGGATTCCATCGGGCTCACCCGCGTCCTGTTCAACACCGTGCTGGTGGCGGGCGTTCAGACGGTCGGCGCGGTCGTCGTCTCGGTCCTCGCGGGCTATGCCTTCGCCAAGTTCGAGTTCCGCGGGCGCAATCTGTTCTTCGTCCTGCTGCTCAGCACCCTCGTCCTCCCCGACACGGTGATGCTCATCCCGATCTTCGAGATGATGATGAAGCTGGGCCTGATCGACTCCTACCAGTCCGTCATCCTCCCCGGCCTGGTCACCCCGTTCGGCATCTTCCTGATGCGGCAGTCACTGCGCTCCATGCCCGACGAACTCCTGGACGCGGCCCGCGTCGACGGCGCCGGCGAACTGCGGGTGCTGTGGCGGATCGTCATCCCGGTCAACCGGCCCGTCATCGCGGCGCTCGCGCTGTTCGTCTTCCTCGGCGGCTGGAACCAGTTCGTCTGGCCGCTGATCGCACTGCGCAGCCCCGACATGTACACGCTGCCCGTGGCCACCGCCACCCTGCAGGGCCTTGCGACCACCAACTACGCGCAGGTCCTGCTCGCCGCCGCCATCGCCGCCGTCCCCGTGATGGCCCTCTTCCTCGTCCTGCAACGCCAGTTCATCTCCGGCCTGCTGGCCGGGGCCACCAAGGAGTGA